Genomic DNA from Desulfovibrio sp.:
GCATTGGCAAGCAGATTGGCGTGGCTCAGGGGCACGGCCTTGGGCAGGGATTCCGAGCCGGATGTAAAGAGCACAGCCGCTATTTCCGGCACCGCGTATTTTTTCAGATTGCGCAGCAGGCGGGCTTTGAATGCGCCGCAGAATTTTTCCCGGATGGTCAATGATGTTGCCAACTTGTCCAACAGCACCCACTGAACAGGCAGGGAGGCAAGGCCCAGCCCCTGGCGTTCCAGCCTATCCTGCAAGGCCGTTGCGCTGAGAATATGGCTGACCCCGGTTATAGTAATGCAGTGGCGGAGGTTGGCTTGCCCCACCGTCCAGTTGAACAGCACAGGCGTCTTGCCTGCCAGCAGTGCGGCAAGCCACACCGTAACCACTGCTGGCGCGGCGGGCAGCATGATGCCAAGGCGTTCGTCGGGCAGCGCCCGCAAGCGCGAAGACAGAATCAATGCGCCCATCAGGATGTCCCTCCGGTTGCGCAGGCTTGCACGGTCTGCCAGCAATGGCTGGGCAGGGGCTGAACGTACTTGGGTCAGAAAAGCGTCGGCTATGGTTGCGGCATGTTCCGGTATGGCGAGCTTGTGCCCGGCGGCAGGCGCAAACCAGCCAGCGGGCGCGGGAGCGTCCGCATTGTTCTCGCCAAGCTGACCGCTTGCCGCCAGCAGGCAATCACGCACAGTAACCAGAAGCTCCAGATTCGCTACGGTTGCTCCCTGCGCACCTTCAAGACTGAGGGACAGATCCATGAGGGCCAGGCTGTCCAACCCCAGATCGCCGCCAAGGGTCATGTCGTCCGAGAGCGGCTGATTTTCCGGCAGGCCCGCCGCCTCACGCAGGGCCGCATACACAGCGGCGCGCACTTCCGCAGGGATATCCGCCTCCTCTGCCGTTCGGTTTTGCGGCACGGCATCCAGAATCCGGGCCTCGCTTCCCTGCCAAAAAAAACGGGGAAATTCCTGCGCCGGGCGCTCCGCCTGATTATAAAACTGCTCCAGCCAGGGGTTGAGCGCACGTTTGTCGCCTGTGCGGGGCAGATCATCAGCCTCCACAAACTCCACCGTCACAGGGCGACGCGGGGTGAAGAACAGCAGGTTGGCAACTACCGCCAGCGCGCCACGCAACAGCACCTTGCCGAAATGCGGCGCTTTGCCTGTGGCACCGTAGCCGAAAACGCTGCCCCACAATCCGGTTGTGCGCACCAGCACCACGCGCAGGTCGGGCATTTTTTGCAGAATAAGAGCTGCCCCGGAGTTGCCGCCGAGGCTCTCCCTGGCCGAGCGATAAATCCTCCCTGCCGGGTATAGCAAAACATTGTCCCCAGCCTGCAAGGCATCCAGCACGGCCTGCATGCCAGCCTCAACGCCTTGCCGGGCCTTGGCCCCATCCTTCATGGCGTCGGGAATAAGCACGGCGCGCAGGGCCTTTGCTGCCAGCCGCCCGAGCGGGCCTTCCATCTGGCGCTCGTCTGCGAGGGGGCGCGGCGCATGATTCGCCAGCAACGAGTAGACAATAATGGGGTCAATCAGCGCGGGGTGATTGGGCATAAACAGGATTGGGCCGTGGCCGGATATGGTTTCCAGCCCGGTCGCAGTCACGCGGTAGCGCAGGCCCAGCAGCAGGCGCAAACACAGCCCCGCAAGGCTGAAACGCTTGCCGCAAGAAAACATGCGGGTAATTCGCACTGCGGCCCAGCTGATGAAAACCAGCGCCGCAAGACCGCTACCAGCCAAAAGCCAGGCTGGCGGCACCTTGCCCAGCCATGCGAAAATCAAACCGGAAAGAAGGATGCCGCTGAAGCACGAAAAGTTGGAAATCCCCAGTGTTTTTCCTTTCTCCGTGGCGGCTGGCTTTACCTGAATAAAGCTCACAAGTGGTATGAGGTACAATCCACCGCAAACACCGGAAAACGTCAGCAACAAGAAAAGCCATACAAATTGCAGCGCCTCCGGCAGCAAGGGGGCAAGGCCCGCAAGCACGAGGCCAAGGCCAAGCCCTGCGCCAGCCGGAACCATAATGCGCCGCCAGCTTGTGGCCTCGTACCGGCCAGCCAGAACGGAACCCACGCATATGCCAATCATCATCGCCACAGAAAGCAGGCTCGTAACGGTAAGCGAAAAGCCCAGCTGGATGATGCCGAGATTATTGATGCACAGCAGGGCAAAGGACGAGAGGCAGTAGAAAAAAGCTTCCCCTGCAAGTGTAAGGAACAGATGCGGGTCACGCCTGCGGCACTCCAGCGCGTGGAGCACGGAATGCACAGGCCCCAACAGGGGAAAGGGAGCGATCGCCCCGGCAGAAACAATGCTTTTGCCAATACCAAAGGCGGACGCCAGCCCGATAGCAGCGATAAATACAGCCACCGCCCCCACTGCCATTCGGCCAAAACCGTGATCCCCCTGCGGGATGAATGCGGTAAATGCAGAAAATTCGGGCAGATCCAGCACAACGCCCCCGGCGGCGATACCCAGCAGAATAGTTGCCGTGGTTGCCAGTTTGAGCAGGGCATTGACCCGTGGCACTTCCTGCGGAGGAAAGCTTTCCGGTATGGCTCCGTTAAGGGCGGGGCTGAAAATTGTGGATTGCAGACCCATCAAGAAGACCACCGCCACCATGCCCGCCCAGTTCATATCCACGAGCGCCCAAACGCCATAGAGCATGGCCGCCAGCTCCATAAATTTTGACCAGATGACCATTCTATTTTTAGGCATGCGGTCTGCCAGCCACCCTGCCCAGGCAGAACAGGCCACAAACGGCAGGGCGAACATGGCGGAGGCAATGCCCTGAATGGACTCAAGCCCCGCACTGGCGGCAAGCAACAGAGCGGCCTGTTTGAAAAAGTTGTCGTTGAATGTGCCCATGGCATAGGTGGTGCCCATGCTCAGCAGGATTTTTTTTCCATTGGCTGCCGGGAGTGATTCTGGCGACTGGCTCATGCGTTTGTTCCCTTTTCAGCTTGGGGCCGCGCGGCAGCCCCTTCTTGCAGGTCTTCTTCAATAAAGAGACGAAGTTTTTCCAGAGAATCCAGCACAATATGGTGGCATACAGAATACAGGGCCTGCCTGCCTTCGCGCCGCACGGTGAGGATTCCGGCTTTTTCCAGCACTGCCAGATGGTGCACAATGGTGGAACGGCCAAAATCAAATTCTGCGGCAATATCCTTGATGGAAAGCTCCTCGCCGGGCTCGAACAAAAGCAGGATGCGCTGGCGGGTGGTATCCCCCATCGCGGCAAATACTGCGGCTACGGGCTGCCAATGTTCAGGGAGGGTATTAAGGTACGTTGTTCTCATAACTATATAACTAGTTTTTTAGTTATAATATGTCAAAGGAAATTTTTTACTCAATTATACCTAATAATTGCCTTGGATAAGCAGCAAAAAGGGCAACAGAGGCATCACTGGTCAGGGGGACAAATCCCTCGGTGAAATACTCCCTATTTCCCGGTCAGTATTGTCCGCAATGTGCGCAGGATTCGTAACGCGCGCTGCCCCTAGCCGCCAGCGCGCGGCGCAGCAGTTGATGTGCGCGTAATGAGCTTATGGCTGTATTCCACGCGGGTGATATTTCGGTCAGAGGCCGCACCGCTGATTTTATTGTGCAAAATTTCCAGCGCGTTGCGGCCTTTGTCGCGCATATAATGCTCAACCGTGGTCAGTGCCACGCCCGCAAAGCCTGAGGGAAAGATATTGTCAAAGCCGCAAACGCTGTAGTCGCCGGGAATGGTAAAGCCTGCTCCGCGCACGGCATCTATCACGCCGTAGGCCACCATGTCGTTCACCGCCACAAAGGCGGTAATTTTTTTGTCGTCAAGGCATTTGCGCGCCAGTTCAAGCCCCACAATGTGTTCGATCTGCAAATTCTCCAGCTCTGTCTCGGGGGTGATATCCCGGCTTTTTACCAACACCGTGCCTTGGGGGCACAGCTGTGCAAAGGTGTCGCGCAGACCCTGCAATCGCTGCATGCGGATGGGGTTGGCCTGATCCAGCGTGGTGGAAATGTAGGCCAGATGCCGATGCCCCAGATCGTGCATATGCCGGGCAATGAGGCTGCCTGCGTCGTAATTGTTCAATTCCACGGTATCCACGTTAAGATCCTGCCGCCTGTCGCCAATAACAACCATGGGCAACTTGCGGTCTGCCTTTTCAAGCACTTCTTCCGGATGGGCCAGCATGGCAAAAATAATGCCCGCCATGCCCATATTGCGCGCAAGGCGCAGGGCCGCCAGCTCGCTCTCAAGGCTGCGGTAGGTGGTATAGATGCTGGTGGCATAGCCCTTGAGCGCGGCGGCCTGCTGCATGGCCTGAATAACGGTGGAATAATATGGGTTGGT
This window encodes:
- a CDS encoding metalloregulator ArsR/SmtB family transcription factor, with the protein product MRTTYLNTLPEHWQPVAAVFAAMGDTTRQRILLLFEPGEELSIKDIAAEFDFGRSTIVHHLAVLEKAGILTVRREGRQALYSVCHHIVLDSLEKLRLFIEEDLQEGAAARPQAEKGTNA
- a CDS encoding MFS transporter — encoded protein: MSQSPESLPAANGKKILLSMGTTYAMGTFNDNFFKQAALLLAASAGLESIQGIASAMFALPFVACSAWAGWLADRMPKNRMVIWSKFMELAAMLYGVWALVDMNWAGMVAVVFLMGLQSTIFSPALNGAIPESFPPQEVPRVNALLKLATTATILLGIAAGGVVLDLPEFSAFTAFIPQGDHGFGRMAVGAVAVFIAAIGLASAFGIGKSIVSAGAIAPFPLLGPVHSVLHALECRRRDPHLFLTLAGEAFFYCLSSFALLCINNLGIIQLGFSLTVTSLLSVAMMIGICVGSVLAGRYEATSWRRIMVPAGAGLGLGLVLAGLAPLLPEALQFVWLFLLLTFSGVCGGLYLIPLVSFIQVKPAATEKGKTLGISNFSCFSGILLSGLIFAWLGKVPPAWLLAGSGLAALVFISWAAVRITRMFSCGKRFSLAGLCLRLLLGLRYRVTATGLETISGHGPILFMPNHPALIDPIIVYSLLANHAPRPLADERQMEGPLGRLAAKALRAVLIPDAMKDGAKARQGVEAGMQAVLDALQAGDNVLLYPAGRIYRSARESLGGNSGAALILQKMPDLRVVLVRTTGLWGSVFGYGATGKAPHFGKVLLRGALAVVANLLFFTPRRPVTVEFVEADDLPRTGDKRALNPWLEQFYNQAERPAQEFPRFFWQGSEARILDAVPQNRTAEEADIPAEVRAAVYAALREAAGLPENQPLSDDMTLGGDLGLDSLALMDLSLSLEGAQGATVANLELLVTVRDCLLAASGQLGENNADAPAPAGWFAPAAGHKLAIPEHAATIADAFLTQVRSAPAQPLLADRASLRNRRDILMGALILSSRLRALPDERLGIMLPAAPAVVTVWLAALLAGKTPVLFNWTVGQANLRHCITITGVSHILSATALQDRLERQGLGLASLPVQWVLLDKLATSLTIREKFCGAFKARLLRNLKKYAVPEIAAVLFTSGSESLPKAVPLSHANLLANARDIVEVLHLEPDNSVLAMLPPFHSFGLMVNIVLPLSLGIRAAFHPNPTEPGPLAAMVRDYRLTLMAAPPTFLGAVLDRAAGTENLASLRCAFVGAEKCQDHVYHAFAAQCPQAALCEGYGVTECSPVVSVNRPGNIVCGTIGHAMPSVTLALVREEGGNICGRVAEGQTGMLLVRGPSIFGGYLSDAPSPFVEFEGHTWYRTGDLVRMDETGRLTFQGRLKRFVKIGGEMISLPQIESVLLEIFGKRGDAPEQGPALAVEATAEENGSAIMLFTPMALSLPEVNAALRGAGLSSLYAIKRIVKVEAIPLLGSGKTDYRALKGNSDAV
- a CDS encoding LacI family DNA-binding transcriptional regulator translates to MTAETSNKSRVRHTAAKKVTLAHVAKAAGVSQATVSMVLNGREGVSFADETIAAVFAAAESLGYRGARRATGCANVPSVLVVAPNVTNPYYSTVIQAMQQAAALKGYATSIYTTYRSLESELAALRLARNMGMAGIIFAMLAHPEEVLEKADRKLPMVVIGDRRQDLNVDTVELNNYDAGSLIARHMHDLGHRHLAYISTTLDQANPIRMQRLQGLRDTFAQLCPQGTVLVKSRDITPETELENLQIEHIVGLELARKCLDDKKITAFVAVNDMVAYGVIDAVRGAGFTIPGDYSVCGFDNIFPSGFAGVALTTVEHYMRDKGRNALEILHNKISGAASDRNITRVEYSHKLITRTSTAAPRAGG